A single genomic interval of Luteolibacter arcticus harbors:
- a CDS encoding beta strand repeat-containing protein, with protein sequence MKPSRPAIAASKIAARTLTLPLIVLGLCDNSRAADFYWDANGVTAGTGGGGSWNTAGTWRDGSATGTLGNWVNGSSAIFGGTAGTVSGVAATAISVNQIKLTSAATFTGTNNLSFVGTYSDSVLAFDALGVTTSINLSQKITGTINGGLVLNGSATSTSVVAGDRLYLSNANNDFVGDVTVLGGKLHTTSFLGNVNNKVILIGGAYFNNGGTGSSRNIQVDAASVISSTISVAPTLSGAISGTGNLTYLTSGAVTLTLSGSMSGYSGTFENASTGGNINLGTTASGGKWKFSSNTTTTLTATNGDAIAHGTGAGAGNLLMNGGTLNMNGKSETINGLSGATGTVRNSLSATASTLTVGDGDATATYDGVLINGGTGTLAFTKIGNGTQTLGGNSTYTGGTTISAGTLLITGSLGNTAVTVGAAGTLGGDGTIGGGALHFEDGARFVFSTTETLTVNGTGGAGVTFVGFGVDDLIGLNSSVANGIYSLIDGTATVHTANLANFGIANAFDLGGGKSAYFELGSLNVVVIPEPKAALLGGIGVLALLRRRRPR encoded by the coding sequence ATGAAGCCCTCCCGTCCCGCCATCGCGGCTAGCAAAATCGCCGCCCGCACCCTCACCCTGCCACTGATCGTGCTTGGCCTCTGCGACAACTCCCGCGCCGCCGACTTCTACTGGGATGCGAATGGCGTCACAGCAGGCACCGGCGGCGGAGGCAGTTGGAACACCGCCGGAACCTGGCGCGACGGATCGGCCACGGGCACCTTGGGAAACTGGGTCAATGGAAGTAGCGCGATCTTCGGCGGCACGGCCGGCACCGTCAGCGGGGTCGCTGCCACGGCCATCAGCGTCAATCAGATCAAGCTGACAAGCGCCGCGACTTTCACGGGCACTAACAATCTCTCCTTTGTCGGCACGTATTCGGACAGCGTTCTGGCCTTCGATGCCCTCGGGGTCACCACCAGCATCAATCTGAGTCAGAAGATCACCGGTACTATCAACGGCGGACTGGTCCTCAACGGAAGCGCCACCAGCACCAGTGTCGTTGCAGGCGACCGGCTTTACCTGAGCAACGCCAACAACGACTTCGTCGGTGATGTCACGGTCCTCGGAGGGAAACTCCATACCACTTCCTTTCTCGGCAACGTTAACAACAAGGTCATTCTCATAGGGGGGGCCTATTTTAACAATGGTGGCACCGGCTCCAGCAGGAACATTCAAGTCGACGCAGCCAGCGTCATCAGCAGTACCATCTCCGTTGCTCCCACCCTGAGCGGAGCCATTTCCGGCACCGGCAACCTCACCTACCTCACATCAGGGGCGGTGACGCTGACCCTTTCGGGCAGCATGTCGGGCTACTCCGGGACCTTCGAGAACGCCAGCACCGGCGGCAACATCAACCTCGGAACCACCGCCAGCGGCGGAAAGTGGAAGTTCTCGAGCAATACGACCACAACCCTGACGGCGACCAACGGAGACGCCATCGCCCACGGCACCGGAGCCGGTGCAGGCAACCTGCTCATGAACGGCGGCACGCTGAACATGAACGGCAAGTCGGAAACCATCAACGGGCTTTCCGGGGCGACTGGCACGGTGAGGAATTCACTGAGTGCCACGGCATCGACCCTTACCGTCGGCGACGGAGACGCCACCGCCACCTACGACGGAGTGCTGATCAACGGCGGCACTGGCACTCTCGCGTTTACCAAGATCGGTAACGGCACCCAAACTCTCGGAGGCAACAGCACTTACACCGGAGGGACCACGATTTCCGCCGGCACGCTCCTGATCACCGGCTCGCTCGGCAACACTGCCGTCACGGTCGGTGCCGCAGGCACTCTCGGGGGCGATGGCACCATCGGCGGCGGAGCCCTTCACTTTGAGGATGGCGCTAGGTTTGTTTTCAGCACCACCGAGACCCTGACCGTGAACGGCACCGGTGGTGCCGGCGTCACCTTCGTGGGCTTCGGAGTGGATGACCTGATAGGCTTGAATAGCTCCGTGGCAAACGGCATCTACTCGCTGATCGACGGGACGGCGACGGTTCACACCGCCAATCTCGCCAACTTCGGCATCGCGAATGCCTTTGATCTCGGTGGAGGGAAGTCCGCCTATTTCGAACTCGGCAGCCTCAACGTCGTGGTTATTCCTGAACCCAAGGCCGCACTCCTCGGCGGGATCGGCGTTCTCGCCCTGCTGCGCCGCCGCCGTCCCCGGTAA
- a CDS encoding AraC family transcriptional regulator: MAEGFAGQRLLIVPQDRLRRGEALPVIRDLQVTHIGHFNSARNHFVYRRKGCPHFVLIYCLAGAGHCKYRGQTWDIGSGGLILLPPDEAHSYFADAADPWSIFWVHFTGHRAADYVEALALTGDSPLLEVPKEAAMQQAFEETYRHALDGFSESGLLGLTTGLSRLIGLARVYSSSGSARARRTEDRVLTSIRQLQDEPTRDWRIEELAAAAGMSLAHFTDRFHKQAGCPPKQFLIRLRLQIASALMQESGLTVAQIATQVGYEDPYYFSRLFRRHTGQSPRAHRRELGIHMS, encoded by the coding sequence GTGGCTGAAGGATTTGCGGGACAGCGCCTGCTGATCGTCCCGCAAGACCGGCTCCGGAGAGGAGAAGCCCTGCCCGTGATCCGCGATCTGCAGGTCACTCACATCGGCCACTTCAACAGCGCGCGAAACCACTTCGTATACCGGCGCAAAGGCTGTCCCCATTTCGTTCTCATCTATTGCTTGGCCGGTGCGGGCCACTGCAAGTACCGCGGCCAGACATGGGACATCGGTTCCGGCGGTCTTATCCTGCTGCCTCCCGACGAGGCTCACTCTTACTTCGCCGACGCGGCGGATCCCTGGAGCATTTTTTGGGTTCATTTCACCGGCCATCGCGCCGCGGACTACGTTGAAGCTCTCGCCCTCACCGGGGATAGCCCGCTGTTGGAGGTGCCGAAGGAGGCCGCCATGCAACAGGCATTCGAGGAAACCTATCGCCACGCCCTCGACGGATTCTCGGAATCCGGGTTGCTCGGACTGACCACCGGCTTGTCCCGTCTTATCGGGCTCGCGCGCGTTTATTCGTCATCGGGCAGTGCACGTGCACGGCGCACGGAGGACCGGGTGTTGACCTCCATCCGTCAGCTCCAGGACGAGCCGACCCGTGATTGGCGGATTGAAGAGCTCGCCGCGGCGGCCGGCATGTCACTCGCCCATTTCACCGACCGCTTCCACAAGCAGGCCGGCTGCCCGCCGAAACAGTTTCTCATTCGCCTGCGACTTCAAATTGCCTCGGCATTGATGCAGGAATCCGGTCTCACCGTGGCCCAGATCGCCACCCAGGTCGGCTATGAGGATCCCTATTATTTCAGCCGCTTGTTCCGCCGTCACACGGGTCAATCACCACGCGCCCATCGCCGCGAACTGGGGATCCACATGTCCTAG
- a CDS encoding glycoside hydrolase family 97 protein — protein sequence MHILNPTVLLALPLIGALPLSAAVVVERTLASPNGALVFTLERDEATQDLSHNVTYSGRPVITRGNLGIQIGETTVVADEGTIQKVAEKTIHTKWSDRFGERSEVPDHYREETLTLSHSDHGKFGVKLQIRVYDEGVALRYLIDGDGTVMGEFTSFPLPEATQVWISGSTQGHISKVPVTKMKSSVSPVLAEVAADLFAALGEAALIDGSRMGYTRSGTSTLDCKIAGRMAFSGSFTSAWRFVRVAPTPGALLEGNHFVLNLNEPSKLADTSWIRPGKVLREVTLTTQGSMASIDFAAAHKLEYIMFDAGWYGPENSAASDASKVNLDPKRSPGPLDLPAVIAYGKKKGVDVILYVNQRSLGPQLDKIVPLYQSWGVAGMKFGFVTVGSQSATRWLHHAVKKCGDHQLMVDIHDDFRPSGTSRTYPNLMTVEGIRGDEESPSNAAVLNSVFVRGLVGAGDQTNCYFAPRVKKMGSHASQLAKSVCIFSPWQFLYWYDRPAGAPQVGGAGNAASVLEEVPELTFFDRLPTTWDETRVIDGYPGSHATIARRKGKVWFLAGLNGSTARTFDVPLAFLDPSATYRAESFVDDPSIATTTKVRINQRQVDHKTTLTFPVAASNGFAAIFTAE from the coding sequence ATGCATATCCTGAATCCAACCGTCCTGCTTGCGCTGCCTTTGATCGGAGCACTGCCGCTCTCCGCCGCCGTCGTGGTCGAACGCACCCTTGCCAGCCCGAACGGGGCCTTGGTCTTCACGCTCGAACGCGACGAGGCGACTCAGGACTTGAGCCACAACGTGACATATTCCGGCCGGCCGGTGATCACCCGCGGCAACTTGGGAATCCAGATCGGTGAAACCACCGTGGTCGCTGATGAAGGAACCATCCAAAAGGTGGCCGAGAAGACCATCCATACCAAATGGTCCGATCGTTTCGGTGAGCGTTCCGAAGTGCCCGACCACTATCGCGAGGAGACCCTTACGCTCTCCCATTCCGACCACGGAAAGTTCGGCGTGAAGCTCCAGATCCGGGTCTATGACGAAGGCGTTGCCCTGCGTTACCTGATCGATGGCGACGGCACCGTGATGGGAGAGTTCACCAGCTTCCCCTTGCCCGAAGCCACCCAGGTATGGATCTCCGGCTCGACCCAAGGCCACATCTCCAAGGTTCCGGTCACCAAGATGAAGTCATCCGTCAGCCCGGTGCTGGCAGAGGTGGCAGCCGATCTTTTCGCCGCTCTCGGAGAAGCCGCACTGATCGATGGATCGAGGATGGGTTACACCCGTAGCGGCACCTCTACCTTGGACTGCAAGATTGCGGGCCGGATGGCATTCTCCGGATCATTCACCAGCGCGTGGCGCTTCGTTCGTGTCGCCCCGACCCCGGGCGCTTTGCTCGAAGGGAATCATTTCGTGCTCAATCTGAATGAGCCGTCCAAACTGGCCGACACCTCGTGGATCCGCCCCGGCAAGGTGCTACGCGAAGTCACGCTGACCACGCAGGGCTCCATGGCCAGCATCGATTTCGCCGCCGCCCACAAGCTCGAATACATCATGTTCGACGCCGGTTGGTATGGACCGGAAAACAGCGCCGCATCCGACGCCAGCAAGGTCAACCTCGATCCCAAGCGTTCGCCCGGCCCGCTCGATCTGCCAGCAGTCATCGCCTACGGCAAAAAGAAAGGCGTCGATGTCATTCTCTACGTCAACCAGCGGTCGCTGGGGCCGCAGCTCGACAAGATCGTTCCCCTCTATCAGTCGTGGGGAGTTGCCGGCATGAAGTTCGGCTTCGTCACGGTCGGATCTCAATCGGCCACCCGCTGGCTGCACCATGCCGTGAAGAAATGTGGAGACCATCAACTGATGGTGGACATCCACGATGACTTCCGGCCAAGCGGAACCTCGCGGACCTATCCGAACCTGATGACCGTGGAAGGCATCCGCGGCGATGAGGAATCCCCCAGCAATGCGGCCGTGCTAAATAGCGTCTTCGTCCGCGGACTGGTGGGCGCGGGTGACCAGACCAACTGCTACTTCGCGCCGCGCGTCAAAAAGATGGGCTCGCATGCTTCGCAGCTTGCCAAGTCGGTGTGCATCTTCAGCCCCTGGCAGTTCCTCTATTGGTATGATCGCCCGGCCGGTGCGCCGCAAGTCGGCGGAGCCGGCAACGCGGCGTCGGTGCTTGAGGAGGTCCCCGAGCTGACCTTCTTCGACCGCTTGCCCACGACTTGGGATGAGACGCGGGTCATCGACGGCTATCCCGGCAGCCACGCCACCATAGCGCGGCGCAAGGGCAAGGTCTGGTTCCTGGCTGGGCTCAACGGTTCCACCGCGCGGACCTTCGACGTCCCGCTCGCTTTCCTCGATCCCTCCGCGACTTATCGGGCGGAGAGCTTCGTGGATGATCCCTCGATCGCCACCACCACCAAGGTGCGCATCAACCAACGGCAAGTAGATCACAAGACGACTCTCACGTTCCCCGTCGCTGCCTCCAATGGCTTCGCCGCCATCTTCACTGCGGAGTGA